The Malus domestica chromosome 10, GDT2T_hap1 genome contains a region encoding:
- the LOC103446261 gene encoding uncharacterized protein, translating to MPSFKMKAQSSTGCLREKNCLRVCQRSSVISKKACVHARKSEHTEDFDTCKNCQEVSSSTQVSTIEIGSDEATEHQEFLGEQTGQIQQQSCDSSTKRMDSFHACPSNLETIFSPALESGEVNGKQNSEPNADIDAGLGTGDSDDNGSSCNNRNCDVSDFYISDMIISSLPFDENAFHDDISEMNYFPDYKYAETNMFFDVSEQYMVLPFLEDTIRSSNFYTNDDKSCEEAMVDTNCAGMYLGIGQISPCNQETVVNSSDSDQAESFDPQLFIKNLPELSDVVSNYQPNILPEEASKRKSVTLVLDLDETLVHSTLDHRDDADFTFTVFFNMKEHTVYVKRRPYLQIFLERVAEMFEVVIFTASQSIYAAQLLDVLDPYAKFISRRVYRESCIFSDGSYTKDLTVLGVDLAKVVIIDNTPQVFRLQVNNGIPIKSWFDDPSDSALISLLPFLETLVNADDVRPIIAKRFGNME from the exons ATGCCATCTTTCAAAATGAAGGCTCAATCAAGCACAGGATGTTTACGAGAAAAAAATTGTCTTCGTGTATGTCAAAGGTCAAGTGTGATTTCCAAGAAAGCATGTGTTCATGCTAGGAAATCTGAACATACAGAAGATTTTGACACTTGTAAAAATTGTCAGGAGG TTTCTTCAAGCACACAAGTTTCTACTATAGAAATTGGAAGTGATGAAGCAACTGAACATCAGGAATTTCTGGGTGAACAAACTGGTCAAATTCAGCAGCAGTCATGTGATTCTTCCACCAAAAGAATG GACTCCTTTCACGCCTGCCCATCAAACTTAGAGACGATTTTCTCTCCTGCTTTGGAGTCCGGTGAAGTCAACGGCAAACAAAATAGTGAACCAAATGCTGACATTGATGCAG GGTTAGGAACTGGTGACAGTGATGATAACGGAAGTTCATGTAATAATCGAAATTGCGATGTATCAGATTTCTATATTTCTGATATGATCATTTCAAGCTTACCCTTCGATGAGAATGCATTTCATGATGATATTAGTGAAATGAATTACTTTCCAGACTACAAATATGCTGAAACAAATATGTTTTTTGATGTGTCTGAGCAATACATGGTATTGCCTTTCCTAGAAGACACAATCAGAAGCAGTAATTTTTATACTAATGATGACAAATCATGTGAAGAAGCCATGGTAGATACAAATTGTGCTGGAATGTATTTGGGAATTGGTCAGATAAGCCCCTGCAACCAGGAAACGGTTGTCAACTCTTCCGACTCAGATCAGGCAGAGTCCTTTGATCCACAGTTGTTTATAAAAAACTTACCAGAATTATCAGATGTGGTATCAAACTATCAACCCAACATTTTGCCTGAGGAAGCTTCAAAAAGAAAGTCTGTAACACTTGTGCTTGATTTGGATG AAACACTGGTTCATTCTACATTGGACCATCGAGATGACGCAGACTTCACATTTACCGTCTTTTTCAACATGAAGGAGCACACGGTATATGTGAAACGGAGGCCTTACCTCCAAATTTTCTTGGAGAGAGTTGCAGAAATGTTTGAAGTCGTTATTTTTACTGCCAGCCAAAGCATATATGCAGCGCAACTTCTTGATGTATTGGATCCATATGCAAAGTTTATATCTCGCCGAGTTTATCGTGAATCGTGCATTTTCTCAGATGGCAGTTACACCAAAGATTTGACAGTTTTGGGTGTTGATCTTGCAAAAGTTGTCATAATTGATAATACTCCCCAG GTTTTCCGCTTGCAAGTTAACAATGGAATTCCAATAAAGAGTTGGTTTGATGATCCGTCCGATAGTGCTTTGATTTCGTTACTTCCCTTCTTAGAGACCCTGGTTAATGCTGATGATGTTCGTCCTATAATTGCCAAGAGATTCGGTAACATGGAATAA